The Cloacibacillus sp. DNA window CAAAACTCAAAATTGGTTAATTATTTAACGATTCAAACATAATCCACTTAATAATATCAACTATAACGCAAAAAATATTTCCGTATATACATAAATTCAAAAAGACACTTGCTTTATCTGAGATGTTTGCTAAGATATCTGTAATATATCATAAAGATATTAGTAAAATATTTGTAAGATTTCATGAGGTGACAGGCAATGACAAACAATCATGAGTCAATCTTATTCGAAGACATTTATCTTTCTCTTAAGCAGGATATTCTATGGCTCCGTCTTAAGCCCAGAGAATTTCTCACTGAATCATTTCTTGCAGAAAAATTTGAGACAAGCAAAACTCCAGTCAGACAGGCTTTGTTACGTCTTTCGTACGACGGCCTGGTAACTGTTTTTCCACGCAGGGGATATTGTGTCAGCGAAATCTCTCTGGATGATATTCAGGAGATGCATGAATATCGATACATCCTTGAAAACACCTGCCTTTTAAAAGCTATTGAAAGGATCCATGCGGATGAATTAGCTCATTTAGACAGTCTCTCGTACAAAGACAGACTTTACTACGAGAATGAACCCCCTCGTTTTGCAAAGAAGCCGGAAAAGGTTGAGCGGGACAGTCAATTCCATATTTATTTGGCCGAGCTTGGCGGCAACAGGATCATATACGAGCAGCTTGTAAAGACACTGGAAAAACTCCAGCGGCTTATGCTTTGCGCCGCAGAGGAAGAATACATGACAAAGGGACTGGACGAGCATCATCAACTTGTCCTTCTTATTCGTGACAAAAAAACAAAGGCGGCGCAGGAACTGCTACATCATCATATAAATGAAGTTTACGAACACTGCGCTGATTTAAATAATATCAATAAAATTTTTTAACGCACTAATCATAAACTTATCAAGGGGGCTATTTTCATGTACATCGGAAAAAGGTATTACAGCAAAGATTCATCTTATCAGGCATTTGGCGCGGATGAGGCGGCACAGGTGCATGCAGCAAGCTGCCGTGTTCTTCAAGAACAAGGAATGCTCCTGAAGCACGAAGAAGCAAGAGAATTGTTAAAGAAAGCTGGCGCAACAGTTGATGGGGAGAAGGTCTATCTGAGCGCCTCTCTCGTTGAGGACGCCTTAAAGCGGCTTCCGTCTCGCGTAACGCTCTTTGACAGAAACGGGGAACCTGCCATGTACCTTGAAGGCAGAAATGTTTATTACGGAAGCGGCTCAGACACAGTAAACCTTCTTGATTTTGAAAGCCGAGGAAGAAAGCTGTGGACAAAAAATGATGTCGAGAATGCGGTAAAAATCTGCGACTACCTCCCAAATATCGACTTTATTATGTCGATGGGAATTATGTCCGATATTCCATTCGAAATGAACACTCGAGAACAGTATCGCGCTATGATCAATAACTCCATCAAGCCGCATGTAGTGGTGGCCGATAACGCGGGCGACCTTGAAGACATTTTCAAAATGTATATTGCAGTAAGGGGAAGCGCAGAGGCGCTCAAGCACAAACCTTATGCGGTCGTCTACAACGAACCGACGTCGCCTCTGCTGCACTCGTATGAAGCTATTGACAAACTGATGCTCTGCGCAAGGTACAGCGTTCCAACGAACTACGCGGCGGGCAGCATGGCGGGCGCAACTACGCCGATATCAGCCGCCGGCACGGTGGTACTCAACAACGCTGAATGCCTTTTTGGCATGGTCATCCATCAGCTTGTCAATCCTGGAGCTCCCTTCGTTTACGGCTTCGGAAATTCACCAATGGATATGAGGACGCTCCAGTGTTGCTACGCGCTTCCACTAGCGATACAGATACAGAGCGGAATGTGCGCCATGGCGCATTACTATAATCTGCCCTGCTGGGGAGAGGCCGGCGACGGATGCTCAAAAATATGCGACGAACAGGCGGTCGAGGAAGCGACGCAGTTCATTCAGATGGCGGCGCTACAGGGATGCAATCTGACCCATGACGTAGGCTATCTGGATTTTGGCCTCAGCTATTCACTTGAACTGCTTCTTATCTCCGACGACATCATCGCAAGAACAAAAGAAGTGATGGCTGGCGTGGAGATCAGCGAGTCAACGCTCTCCGTTGATGAAATCAAGCAGGCCGGCTTCAACGGCAATTACCTAAGATGCGCTTCCACCAGAAAGGCTGCAAAAGAGGGTTGGCGCAGCGACCTCGGAGATTACATGACTTTTGACAACTGGTCCAAGGGCGGTTCCTTCTCTATGGGTGAGCGTGCCCATAAAAAGGTGCTGGAGATCGTAGCAGAATATAAGCCTCAGCCGCTTAGTGAATCTGTCGACGCTGAAATCGCTGCAATTATGGATTCAGGGTATAGAAACATCACTAAAAAGTAATTCTTACTTTATTTCTGCATGTATCATAGAAAGTTTGATAGAGGAGGAATATGAAATGAAGTCTATAAGGCCGTTTGCATTTTTTCCACCATTTATCCTGCTGATAATAGCCGCAATATTTAGTCTAGTCGCCGGTATGCAGAACGAAGCGCATACTGTCGAGGTAATGTCTAACATGTTCAACATGGCACTCGACAAGTTCGGCTGGCTTTACGCCTCCGCCGCGCTCGTCATTTGTCTTCTCACGATTTATCTTGCCTGTTCGCGCTACGGAGATATAAAATTCGGAGGCAACGACGCAAAGCCGGAGTTCACTTACTGGAACTGGTTTGCTATGACGCTCTGCGCTGGTATAGCGATAGGGATTGTATTCTGGGGAGTGGCTGAACCTATCATGCAGTTCCAAGATCCCCCGAAATCGTTTGGCATTGCGCCATTTTCTGAAGCCGCGGCACGTTTTTCGCTTGCACAGATTTTTCTTGAATGGACATTCACACCTTATGCGATGTACTGCGTATGCGGCATTTCCTGCGCTTATGCCTTCTACAATTTGAAGGAACCTAAGACAATCAGCTCCGCCTTCATTCCTATTTTTGGAGACAGGGTGCGCGGTAAAGGCGGAGAGATACTTGACGCTTTCATCATCTTCGCGCTTGTCGGTGGCGTTGTGACCTCCCTTGGCGAAGGCGTTCTGCAGGTTGCAAGCGGTCTGGACTCACAGTTTGGCATTCCGTCCTCAAGGTTGAGCTGGGGCATAATCTCGCTTATCATGGTAGTCATCTACACTATTTCCAGCTATACAGGCATCAACAAGGGAATACGCATCCTCAGCGATATCAACGGTAAACTCTTCTTTTTCCTGCTTGGCTTTGTGATGATAGTCGGACCTACTATTTTTAATATAAACATCGGCTTGGAAGCATTCGCAAGTTATATCGAGACATTTTTCAGCCGCCATCTTTTCTTGGCACCTGTCAGCGGAGATCCGTTTCCCCGTTACTGGACCCTATTCTTTTTCGCGATATGGTACGCATGGGCTCCAGTCACAGGCATGTTCTTGGCTAGGATGGCTTATGGACGCACTGTAAGAGAATTTGTGGTTATGAACATGCTCCTTCCAGCCGCATTCGGCGCTATATGGTTCACCTTCTTCGGAGGCACGGCCATGCACATGGAGATAGTACAAAAGTTGGGCATCGCAAAGATACTGAATGATTCAGGAGTAGAAGCGGCAATGTTCGCGTTCTTGAATTTCCTGCCGCTGGCAAAAATCATGGTACCTATCTTCTTCGTAGTCATCGTGCTCTCGTTTTCAACTGCGGCGGATTCAATGACCTCGACAGTAGCTCTTATGTGCACGAAGCAGGACGCGGTTCAGGAAGGTGAAGAGGCGCCCGCTCCTATAAAGCTGGCATGGGGCATTTTAATGGGGTTCATCGCATGGATCGTTATAACCTTCGCTAAGATAGACGGACTGAGGATGGTGGTAACGCTGGCTGCGGCGCCGGCGGCCTTAGTAGTTATCCTTCAGGCGGCATCTTCATATATAATGCTCAAGGGGCATTATAAAAATGAAGCGTCCGAGAAAGCGGCCTGCGCCACTGCAAAAAGCTCCCAGGTGATGGAAGCTCCTGTAAATTCCGCAAAGTAGCAATTTTCTGTCCAGCTGGACAAAGAAACTTAAGCGTAGCCCACGATTTTATCAAAAACCGTGGGCTATGCTTTTTGCATTTTTTTTAGCCTGCCTTTGTATACTATAGAGTATGGCAGTGTGAGATTGGATCGATACAAAATAAAGGCGCAAAATTTATGTTAAAATTCAGTGAAATTTGAGTAAAGTATTTGCGTTTTGTATAAGATAGAGCGCAAGTCTTTTTCATGGGGGATAAAAATGAAATACAAGGTTCGCTTTCTTGGCAACCCGGAACTGTTTATAGATGGCGCCCCTCACGTCTTTCCGTTCAGAAAGGCGCAGATATTCGCGCTGATACTTATAGAGGAGCAGAGCATCGCCCGCGACAAGGTCTGCGAATACCTCTGGGCCGACAAAACGATTGAAAAAGCACGCCGTAACTTAAGCAACGCCATGAGTTATATAAAAAAACAGCTTCCAGTCACGGTAAGTGCGGGCGGGGTCATCTCTTTGGACCACAAGATAAAAATCACAAGAGACATCGATTCTTTGAACCGCATCGACTCCCTTGAGTGGCCAGAAATCATTGAGCTGTGCCGTCCTTTTATGGATATGCCGGAACTTGACGACTGGGGGTCTTTTTGCGACTGGTTACTGCCTAAACGCCAGCATTATCATAACGTGCTGGTGCGAAACTTGAAAAAACGCGCTCAGACGCAGCTTGCCGGTTTTATGGAGAAAAGATTCGAGGACGCAGTGCTATGCTATGAGAAGCTGTCCGAGCTGGAACCTTACGACGAAAAGATCCATGGCGAATTAGTCAGGCTTTATATAAAGACAAATCAAAAAGTTAAAGCCGTGGACGCGGCCAGAGCTTTTTCCACGCGTATAGAAAGTGATTTTGGAATAACCGCGGATCTTTCGGATATCGCTCCCCTTATGAAGAGAAAAAAAGACTCCGAACCAGGCGCGGCGACGCCGAGTATTCTGGATGAGAGTCCTCTTGCCAGAAACGCCGAGATATTAAAGATGCTTGACTTTATTTCCAAATCTGGCGCGGCCGGTATTGCCTCATGCGCTCTGGTGTGGGGAGAACAGGGCATCGGTAAAACCGTTTTTATAAACGAGGTCTCTTCTTGCCTTGCCGGCCAAGGTTGGGAATGTTATACCATAGTGTGTTCCCAGGAAGAAAAAACTATGCCGCTTGCGCCTATCATGCGTTTTTTAAAAACGTTAAAGGTCTCTCCGTCACAGTTTGATAATTTGACCTCGCTGTCCGAGTTGAATTATTCCTGCATATCCGACATCATATACCGCAACGTATCCGAGACCGCCGACTCTTCGCGAAAACTTTTCATTATTGAAAATATACAATGGATGGACGACGCCTCATGGAAAATACTGGAATCTGTGATGTGCGACCATTCAGCGACACGCCATCTGATCATATCAGGCTTTGAGGAAATACGCTCCGCCTTCATACTCCGCACCACTTTAGCGGACGAGCCGTTTGAACAGCTTGAAATAACCTTGCGGCGGTTCAACCTGGAGGAGACAGAACGGATATGCCATGAGATGTCGCCTGACGTGGAATGGTCTAACGAGGATATCCACAGCATTTATATGCAGACCGAAGGCAATCCATTTTTTATAAAGGAGATCATCAAAAACAGAATAAACGGAACGACTGGAAGCGCTGTTCATTACAATAACACTTTCTTGTCGATAATTGAGCTGCTTGACGATGAAAG harbors:
- a CDS encoding GntR family transcriptional regulator gives rise to the protein MTNNHESILFEDIYLSLKQDILWLRLKPREFLTESFLAEKFETSKTPVRQALLRLSYDGLVTVFPRRGYCVSEISLDDIQEMHEYRYILENTCLLKAIERIHADELAHLDSLSYKDRLYYENEPPRFAKKPEKVERDSQFHIYLAELGGNRIIYEQLVKTLEKLQRLMLCAAEEEYMTKGLDEHHQLVLLIRDKKTKAAQELLHHHINEVYEHCADLNNINKIF
- a CDS encoding trimethylamine methyltransferase family protein — protein: MYIGKRYYSKDSSYQAFGADEAAQVHAASCRVLQEQGMLLKHEEARELLKKAGATVDGEKVYLSASLVEDALKRLPSRVTLFDRNGEPAMYLEGRNVYYGSGSDTVNLLDFESRGRKLWTKNDVENAVKICDYLPNIDFIMSMGIMSDIPFEMNTREQYRAMINNSIKPHVVVADNAGDLEDIFKMYIAVRGSAEALKHKPYAVVYNEPTSPLLHSYEAIDKLMLCARYSVPTNYAAGSMAGATTPISAAGTVVLNNAECLFGMVIHQLVNPGAPFVYGFGNSPMDMRTLQCCYALPLAIQIQSGMCAMAHYYNLPCWGEAGDGCSKICDEQAVEEATQFIQMAALQGCNLTHDVGYLDFGLSYSLELLLISDDIIARTKEVMAGVEISESTLSVDEIKQAGFNGNYLRCASTRKAAKEGWRSDLGDYMTFDNWSKGGSFSMGERAHKKVLEIVAEYKPQPLSESVDAEIAAIMDSGYRNITKK
- a CDS encoding BCCT family transporter, with product MKSIRPFAFFPPFILLIIAAIFSLVAGMQNEAHTVEVMSNMFNMALDKFGWLYASAALVICLLTIYLACSRYGDIKFGGNDAKPEFTYWNWFAMTLCAGIAIGIVFWGVAEPIMQFQDPPKSFGIAPFSEAAARFSLAQIFLEWTFTPYAMYCVCGISCAYAFYNLKEPKTISSAFIPIFGDRVRGKGGEILDAFIIFALVGGVVTSLGEGVLQVASGLDSQFGIPSSRLSWGIISLIMVVIYTISSYTGINKGIRILSDINGKLFFFLLGFVMIVGPTIFNINIGLEAFASYIETFFSRHLFLAPVSGDPFPRYWTLFFFAIWYAWAPVTGMFLARMAYGRTVREFVVMNMLLPAAFGAIWFTFFGGTAMHMEIVQKLGIAKILNDSGVEAAMFAFLNFLPLAKIMVPIFFVVIVLSFSTAADSMTSTVALMCTKQDAVQEGEEAPAPIKLAWGILMGFIAWIVITFAKIDGLRMVVTLAAAPAALVVILQAASSYIMLKGHYKNEASEKAACATAKSSQVMEAPVNSAK